The Pan troglodytes isolate AG18354 chromosome 7, NHGRI_mPanTro3-v2.0_pri, whole genome shotgun sequence genome has a window encoding:
- the MYC gene encoding myc proto-oncogene protein (non-AUG (CUG) translation initiation codon; The RefSeq protein has 1 substitution compared to this genomic sequence), translating to MDFFRIVENQQPPATMPLNVSFTNRNYDLDYDSVQPYFYCDEEENFYQQQQQSELQPPAPSEDIWKKFELLPTPPLSPSRRSGLCSPSYVAVTPFSLRGDNDGGGGSFSTADQLEMVTELLGGDMVNQSFICDPDDETFIKNIIIQDCMWSGFSAAAKLVSEKLASYQAARKDSGSPNPARGHSVCSTSSLYLQDLSAAASECIDPSVVFPYPLNDSSSPKSCPSQDSSAFSPSSDSLLSSTESSPQGSPEPLVLHEETPPTTSSDSEEEQEDEEEIDVVSVEKRQAPGKRSESGSPSAGGHSKPPHSPLVLKRCHVSTHQHNYAAPPSTRKDYPAAKRVKLDSVRVLRQISNNRKCTSPRSSDTEENDKRRTHNVLERQRRNELKRSFFALRDQIPELENNEKAPKVVILKKATAYILSVQAEEQKLISEEDLLRKRREQLKHKLEQLRNSCA from the exons CTGGATTTTTTTCGGATAGTGGAAAACCAG CAGCCTCCCGCGACGATGCCCCTCAACGTTAGCTTCACCAACAGGAACTATGACCTCGACTACGACTCGGTGCAGCCGTATTTCTACTGCGACGAGGAGGAGAACTTctaccagcagcagcagcagagcgAGCTGCAGCCCCCGGCGCCCAGCGAGGATATCTGGAAGAAATTCGAGCTGCTGCCCACCCCGCCCCTGTCCCCTAGCCGCCGCTCCGGGCTCTGCTCGCCCTCCTACGTTGCGGTCACGCCCTTCTCCCTTCGGGGAGACAACGACGGCGGTGGCGGGAGCTTCTCCACGGCCGACCAGCTGGAGATGGTGACCGAGCTGCTGGGAGGAGACATGGTGAACCAGAGTTTCATCTGCGACCCGGACGACGAGACCTTCATCAAAAACATCATCATCCAGGACTGTATGTGGAGCGGCTTCTCGGCCGCCGCCAAGCTCGTCTCAGAGAAGCTGGCCTCCTACCAGGCTGCGCGCAAAGACAGCGGCAGCCCGAACCCCGCCCGCGGCCACAGCGTCTGCTCCACCTCCAGCTTGTACCTGCAGGATCTGAGCGCCGCCGCCTCAGAGTGCATCGACCCCTCGGTGGTCTTCCCCTACCCTCTCAACGACGGCAGCTCGCCCAAGTCCTGCCCCTCGCAAGACTCCAGCGCCTTCTCTCCGTCCTCGGATTCTCTGCTCTCCTCGACGGAGTCCTCCCCGCAGGGCAGCCCCGAGCCCCTGGTGCTCCATGAGGAGACACCGCCCACCACCAGCAGCGACTCTG AGGAGGAACaagaagatgaggaagaaatcGATGTTGTTTCTGTGGAAAAGAGGCAGGCTCCTGGCAAAAGGTCAGAGTCTGGATCACCTTCTGCTGGAGGCCACAGCAAACCTCCTCACAGCCCACTGGTCCTCAAGAGGTGCCACGTCTCCACACATCAGCACAACTACGCAGCGCCTCCCTCCACTCGGAAGGACTATCCTGCTGCCAAGAGGGTCAAGTTGGACAGTGTCAGAGTCCTGAGACAGATCAGCAACAACCGAAAATGCACCAGCCCCAGGTCCTCGGACACCGAGGAGAATGACAAGAGGCGAACACACAACGTCTTGGAGCGCCAGAGGAGGAACGAGCTAAAACGGAGCTTTTTTGCCCTGCGTGACCAGATCCCGGAGttggaaaacaatgaaaaggCCCCCAAGGTAGTTATCCTTAAAAAAGCCACAGCATACATCCTGTCCGTCCAAGCAGAGGAGCAAAAGCTCATTTCTGAAGAGGACTTGTTGCGGAAACGACGAGAACAGTTGAAACACAAACTTGAACAGCTACGGAACTCTTGTGCGTAA